One Pseudomonas sp. HOU2 genomic window carries:
- the zwf gene encoding glucose-6-phosphate dehydrogenase has product MPSITVEPCTFALFGALGDLALRKLFPALYHLDGADLLHEDTRILALAREPGSEQQHMAFIAAELRRYVGKELDEAVAERFLARLSYLHVDFLKAEDYVALAEAAGSTQRMIAYFATPAAVYGAICENLAKVGLAENTRVVLEKPIGSDLESSRKVNDAVAQFFPENRTYRIDHYLGKETVQNLIALRFANSLFETQWNQNYISHVEITVAEKVGIEGRWGYFDKAGQLRDMIQNHLLQLLCLIAMDPPADLSADSIRDEKVKVLKALAPISPEGLTTQVVRGQYIAGHSEGKSVPGYLEEPNSNTQSDTETFVALRADIRNWRWAGVPFYLRTGKRMPQKLSQIVIHFKEPSHYIFAPEQRLQISNKLIIRLQPDEGISLRVMTKEQGLDKGMQLRSGPLQLNFSDTWRSARIPDAYERLLLEVMNGNQNLFVRKDEIEAAWKWCDQLIAGWKKSGDAPKPYAAGSWGPMSSIALIARDGRSWYGDI; this is encoded by the coding sequence ATGCCTTCGATTACGGTTGAACCGTGCACCTTTGCCTTGTTCGGCGCTCTGGGCGATCTGGCCCTGCGCAAGCTGTTTCCTGCCCTTTATCACCTCGATGGCGCCGACCTGTTGCACGAAGACACGCGCATCCTCGCGCTGGCCCGTGAACCCGGTTCCGAACAGCAGCACATGGCGTTCATCGCCGCCGAATTGCGCCGTTACGTCGGCAAAGAGCTGGACGAGGCCGTGGCCGAGCGCTTTCTGGCGCGCCTGAGCTACCTGCACGTCGACTTCCTCAAGGCTGAAGACTATGTGGCGCTGGCCGAAGCCGCCGGCAGCACGCAACGCATGATTGCCTACTTCGCCACACCGGCAGCGGTGTATGGCGCAATCTGCGAGAACCTGGCGAAAGTCGGTCTGGCAGAAAACACCCGCGTGGTTCTGGAAAAGCCGATCGGCTCCGATCTGGAATCCTCGCGCAAAGTGAACGACGCCGTGGCGCAGTTCTTCCCGGAGAACCGCACCTACCGCATCGACCACTACTTGGGCAAAGAGACCGTACAGAACCTCATCGCGCTGCGTTTCGCCAACAGCCTGTTCGAAACCCAGTGGAACCAGAATTACATCTCCCACGTGGAAATCACCGTGGCCGAGAAGGTTGGTATCGAAGGCCGTTGGGGCTACTTCGACAAGGCCGGCCAGTTGCGCGACATGATCCAGAATCACCTGTTGCAGCTGCTGTGCCTGATCGCCATGGACCCGCCGGCCGACCTGTCCGCCGACAGCATCCGTGATGAAAAGGTGAAAGTGCTCAAGGCGCTGGCGCCGATCAGCCCGGAAGGCCTGACCACCCAAGTGGTGCGCGGTCAGTACATCGCCGGGCACAGCGAAGGCAAGTCCGTGCCGGGCTACCTCGAAGAGCCGAATTCCAACACCCAGAGCGACACCGAAACCTTCGTCGCCCTGCGTGCCGACATCCGCAACTGGCGCTGGGCCGGTGTGCCGTTCTACCTGCGCACCGGCAAGCGCATGCCGCAGAAACTGTCGCAGATCGTCATCCACTTCAAGGAACCGTCGCACTACATCTTTGCGCCGGAACAGCGCCTACAGATCAGCAACAAACTGATCATCCGTCTGCAACCGGACGAAGGTATTTCCCTGCGCGTGATGACCAAGGAGCAGGGCCTGGACAAGGGCATGCAACTGCGCAGCGGCCCGCTGCAACTGAATTTCTCCGACACCTGGCGCAGCGCACGGATCCCCGATGCCTACGAGCGGTTGTTGCTGGAAGTGATGAACGGCAATCAGAACCTGTTTGTCCGTAAAGATGAAATCGAAGCCGCGTGGAAGTGGTGTGACCAGTTGATCGCCGGCTGGAAAAAATCCGGTGACGCGCCCAAGCCGTATGCGGCCGGGTCGTGGGGGCCGATGAGCTCGATTGCACTGATCGCGCGGGACGGGAGGTCGTGGTATGGCGATATCTGA
- a CDS encoding MurR/RpiR family transcriptional regulator: MRNLLEQIQSRLEELNKAERKVAEVILLNPQQATRFSIAALAQAASVSEPTVNRFCRSFGVSGYPELKLQLAQSLASGAAYVSRAVEADDNPEAYTQKIFGSAIASLDSACQALDPNLISRAVDLLIQARQIHFFGLGASAPVALDAQHKFFRFNLAVTAHADVLMQRMIASVAHTGELFVIISYTGRTRELVEVARIARENGASVLGLTAENSPLAKASTLSLNIPLPEDTDIYMPMTSRIIQLTVLDVLATGMTLRRGVDFQPHLRKIKESLNASRYPVGDEFS; this comes from the coding sequence GTGCGAAATTTACTGGAACAGATCCAGAGTCGCCTTGAAGAGCTGAACAAGGCCGAACGCAAAGTCGCCGAGGTGATCCTGCTCAACCCGCAGCAGGCTACTCGCTTCAGCATCGCCGCCCTCGCCCAGGCCGCATCGGTGAGCGAGCCGACGGTCAACCGTTTCTGCCGTTCGTTCGGTGTCAGCGGCTACCCTGAACTCAAGCTGCAACTGGCGCAAAGCCTGGCCAGTGGCGCGGCGTATGTCAGCCGCGCGGTGGAGGCCGATGACAATCCCGAGGCTTACACGCAGAAGATTTTCGGCAGCGCCATCGCTTCGCTGGACAGCGCTTGCCAGGCGCTCGATCCGAACCTGATCAGCCGCGCCGTCGATCTGTTGATTCAGGCGCGGCAGATTCACTTCTTCGGCCTCGGTGCGTCAGCGCCTGTGGCTTTGGATGCGCAGCACAAGTTCTTCCGTTTCAATCTCGCCGTCACCGCCCACGCAGACGTGCTGATGCAGCGAATGATTGCTTCGGTGGCGCATACGGGTGAGCTGTTCGTGATCATTTCCTACACCGGCCGCACCCGCGAACTGGTGGAAGTGGCGCGCATCGCCCGGGAGAACGGCGCTTCGGTGCTGGGCCTGACCGCCGAAAATTCGCCGCTGGCCAAGGCCAGCACCCTGAGCCTGAACATTCCGCTGCCGGAAGACACCGACATCTATATGCCGATGACTTCGCGGATCATTCAGTTGACAGTGCTGGATGTGTTGGCGACCGGTATGACCTTGCGTCGCGGGGTGGATTTCCAGCCGCATCTGCGCAAGATCAAGGAGAGCTTGAATGCCAGCCGGTATCCGGTTGGGGATGAATTCAGCTAA
- a CDS encoding D-hexose-6-phosphate mutarotase — MHEHPLQRFFKSLRERPVFAWERYQMRDVLVIDHPLCQAVFSRQGAQLLHFQPRGQKPWLWCAAKWPHVGAIRGGVPVCWPWYGRHPSENAWPSHGWARLLDWKLLDSSSAEDGVRLHWQLQLCDWQVDLHAHLGERMELRLSTEHQDDMPCQLSQALHAYWRIGDVGEIALSGLEGAQGYDQLSRQSCQQEGELRVDGGCQRVFQHDGELQLKDHAWQRELCIDTGDSGDTVVWHPGSRPLLGVSWDEVTEFVCVEAAAGGTDSLHLAPGEKAHLSLQAWAAA; from the coding sequence ATGCATGAGCATCCGCTGCAACGCTTCTTCAAATCCCTGCGCGAGCGACCGGTGTTCGCCTGGGAGCGCTATCAGATGCGCGATGTGCTGGTGATCGACCATCCGCTGTGTCAGGCGGTGTTCAGTCGGCAGGGCGCGCAGTTGCTGCACTTTCAGCCGCGCGGGCAGAAACCGTGGTTGTGGTGTGCGGCGAAGTGGCCGCACGTTGGCGCCATTCGTGGCGGCGTGCCGGTGTGCTGGCCGTGGTATGGCCGCCATCCGAGCGAAAACGCCTGGCCATCCCATGGCTGGGCGCGGCTGCTCGACTGGAAACTGCTCGACAGCAGCAGTGCCGAAGATGGCGTGCGCCTGCATTGGCAATTGCAGCTATGCGACTGGCAGGTCGACCTGCACGCGCACCTCGGTGAGCGCATGGAATTACGCCTGAGCACCGAGCATCAGGACGACATGCCGTGCCAGTTGAGCCAGGCTTTGCACGCTTACTGGCGTATTGGTGACGTCGGTGAGATAGCGCTGTCTGGCCTCGAAGGTGCGCAGGGTTACGACCAGTTGAGCCGCCAGTCCTGCCAGCAGGAAGGCGAGTTGCGTGTCGATGGTGGTTGTCAGCGGGTGTTCCAGCACGACGGCGAACTACAGCTCAAGGATCACGCCTGGCAGCGCGAGTTGTGCATCGATACCGGTGACAGTGGCGACACCGTGGTCTGGCATCCTGGCTCGCGCCCCCTGTTGGGCGTGAGCTGGGATGAAGTGACCGAGTTTGTCTGTGTCGAAGCGGCGGCGGGCGGTACCGACAGCCTGCATCTGGCGCCGGGGGAGAAGGCGCATTTGAGTTTGCAGGCGTGGGCGGCGGCTTGA
- a CDS encoding carbohydrate porin, with translation MKKKHVNARLICQVSAAAALVLAGNAMAADAFSSDSKWMTGDWGGERTKLIEQGIDIKADYVGEMGANLHGGYNDDKTGRYSDQFGLGVALDLQKLWGWDNTQAKIQLTNRNGQNISNDRVGDPRAGTLSSSQEVYGRGHMVRLTQLWIQHQFFDNKLDVKAGYFGEGEDFNTFPCDFQNLAFCGSQVGNWATNIWYNWPVSQAAIRVKYNINDELYAQIGAYNQNPSQLEHGNGFKLSGSGTAGTVLPVELVWSPKVNSLPGEYRIGYYKSTADANDVREDVNGFDAATTGDAYKTHSSKHGYWFVAQQQLTSHNGDATRGLNIAANATFHDKDTNFIDNYQSVMFVYKGPFDARPKDDVGIGAARIHVNDDVKKNAELLNASNGVSDYDNPVFSPIRETEYNYEINYGFHVTNWLTVRPNLQYITHPGGVDAVDNALVAGLKIQSTF, from the coding sequence ATGAAAAAGAAACACGTCAATGCCCGGTTGATCTGCCAAGTGTCAGCTGCGGCGGCATTGGTGCTGGCCGGTAACGCCATGGCGGCGGATGCCTTCAGCTCCGACTCGAAATGGATGACCGGTGACTGGGGTGGCGAGCGGACCAAGCTGATCGAGCAGGGTATCGACATCAAGGCCGACTACGTTGGGGAAATGGGCGCCAACCTGCATGGCGGCTACAACGACGACAAGACCGGTCGCTACAGCGATCAGTTCGGTCTGGGCGTGGCGCTGGACCTGCAAAAACTTTGGGGCTGGGACAACACTCAGGCCAAGATCCAGTTGACCAACCGTAACGGGCAAAACATCTCCAACGACCGCGTTGGCGATCCGCGTGCCGGCACTCTGTCGTCGTCGCAGGAGGTCTACGGTCGTGGCCACATGGTGCGTCTGACCCAGTTGTGGATTCAGCACCAGTTCTTCGACAACAAGCTCGACGTCAAGGCCGGTTACTTCGGTGAAGGCGAAGACTTCAACACCTTCCCGTGCGACTTCCAGAACCTGGCGTTCTGCGGCTCGCAAGTGGGTAACTGGGCGACCAACATCTGGTACAACTGGCCGGTCAGCCAGGCCGCGATCCGTGTGAAGTACAACATCAACGACGAGCTCTACGCGCAGATCGGTGCTTACAACCAGAACCCGTCGCAGCTGGAACACGGCAACGGCTTCAAGCTCAGTGGCAGCGGCACCGCCGGTACTGTTCTGCCAGTCGAACTGGTCTGGTCGCCGAAGGTCAACAGCCTGCCGGGCGAATACCGCATCGGTTACTACAAGAGCACGGCGGATGCCAATGATGTCCGCGAAGACGTCAACGGTTTCGACGCGGCGACCACTGGCGACGCGTACAAGACCCACAGCAGCAAACACGGCTACTGGTTCGTCGCGCAGCAGCAACTCACCAGCCACAACGGTGATGCGACTCGCGGTCTGAACATTGCCGCCAACGCCACGTTCCACGACAAGGACACCAACTTCATCGACAACTACCAGTCGGTGATGTTTGTCTACAAAGGCCCGTTCGACGCACGTCCGAAGGATGACGTCGGCATTGGTGCGGCGCGTATCCACGTCAACGATGACGTGAAGAAAAACGCCGAGCTGCTGAATGCTTCCAACGGAGTGTCGGACTACGACAACCCGGTGTTCTCGCCGATTCGTGAAACCGAATACAACTACGAAATCAACTACGGCTTCCACGTCACCAACTGGCTGACCGTGCGTCCTAACCTGCAATACATCACGCACCCGGGTGGTGTGGATGCAGTGGACAACGCTTTGGTCGCTGGCCTGAAAATTCAGTCTACGTTCTAA
- the ugpC gene encoding sn-glycerol-3-phosphate ABC transporter ATP-binding protein UgpC, which yields MATLELRNVNKTYGAGLPDTLKNIELSIKDGEFLILVGPSGCGKSTLMNCIAGLETITGGAIMIGDQDVSGMSPKDRDIAMVFQSYALYPTMSVRENIEFGLKIRKMSPSAIDEEVARVAKLLQIEHLLNRKPGQLSGGQQQRVAMGRALARRPKIYLFDEPLSNLDAKLRVEMRTEMKLMHQRLKTTTVYVTHDQIEAMTLGDKVAVMKDGIIQQFGTPKEIYNDPANLFVASFIGSPPMNFIPLRLQRKDGRLLALLDSGQARCELPMSMQDAGLEDREVILGLRPEQIVLANGEGNGLPSIKAEVQVTEPTGPDTLVFVNLNETKVCCRLAPDVAPQVGETLTLQFDPSKVLLFDAKTGERLGVAGQAQTEARSANVTQFKGR from the coding sequence ATGGCAACGCTCGAACTTCGCAACGTCAACAAGACCTACGGTGCCGGCCTGCCGGACACCCTGAAGAACATCGAACTGTCGATCAAGGACGGTGAGTTCCTGATCTTGGTCGGCCCGTCGGGCTGTGGCAAGTCGACCCTGATGAACTGCATCGCCGGCCTCGAGACCATCACCGGTGGCGCGATCATGATCGGCGATCAGGACGTCAGCGGCATGAGCCCGAAGGATCGTGACATCGCCATGGTGTTCCAGTCCTACGCGCTGTACCCGACCATGAGCGTGCGCGAGAACATCGAGTTCGGTCTGAAGATCCGCAAGATGAGCCCGTCGGCGATCGACGAAGAAGTCGCGCGCGTGGCCAAGCTGCTGCAGATCGAACACCTGCTCAACCGCAAGCCGGGTCAGCTCTCCGGTGGTCAGCAACAGCGTGTGGCAATGGGCCGTGCACTGGCGCGGCGGCCGAAGATTTATCTGTTCGATGAACCGCTGTCCAACCTCGACGCCAAGCTGCGCGTCGAGATGCGTACCGAAATGAAACTGATGCACCAGCGCCTGAAAACCACCACGGTCTACGTGACCCACGACCAGATCGAAGCGATGACCCTGGGCGACAAAGTGGCGGTGATGAAGGACGGGATCATTCAGCAGTTCGGCACGCCGAAAGAGATCTACAACGATCCGGCCAACCTGTTCGTGGCGAGCTTTATCGGTTCGCCGCCGATGAACTTCATTCCGCTGCGTCTGCAACGCAAGGACGGTCGTTTGCTGGCGCTGCTCGACAGCGGTCAGGCGCGTTGCGAGTTGCCGATGAGCATGCAGGACGCAGGGCTGGAAGATCGCGAAGTGATCCTCGGCCTGCGCCCGGAACAGATTGTTCTGGCGAACGGCGAGGGCAATGGTCTGCCGAGCATCAAGGCCGAAGTGCAGGTCACCGAACCGACCGGTCCGGATACGCTGGTGTTCGTCAACTTGAATGAGACCAAGGTCTGCTGCCGCCTGGCACCGGACGTGGCACCGCAGGTGGGCGAAACCCTGACGCTGCAATTCGATCCGTCGAAAGTGTTGTTGTTCGATGCCAAGACTGGCGAGCGTCTGGGCGTTGCGGGCCAGGCGCAGACCGAAGCACGGTCGGCGAACGTGACGCAGTTCAAAGGCCGCTAA
- a CDS encoding carbohydrate ABC transporter permease has translation MTSLAAKPAFSLSRVAIYAVLILAVLLYLIPLVVMLLTSFKTPEDISTGNLLSWPTVVSGIGWVKAWATVDGYFWNSIKITVPAVVISTAIGALNGYVLSFWRFRGSQLFFGLLLFGCFLPFQTVLLPASFTLGKMGLASTTTGLVFVHVVYGLAFTTLFFRNYYVSIPDALIKAARLDGAGFFTIFRQIILPMSTPIIMVCLIWQFTQIWNDFLFGVVFSSGDSQPITVALNNLVNTSTGAKEYNVDMAAAMIAGLPTLLVYVVAGKYFVRGLTAGAVKG, from the coding sequence ATGACTAGTCTCGCTGCCAAACCCGCCTTCAGCCTGAGTCGCGTGGCGATCTACGCGGTGCTGATCCTCGCGGTATTGCTGTACCTGATTCCGCTGGTGGTGATGCTGCTGACCAGCTTTAAGACCCCGGAAGACATCAGCACCGGCAACCTGCTGAGCTGGCCGACCGTGGTCAGCGGCATCGGCTGGGTCAAGGCCTGGGCCACGGTGGACGGCTACTTCTGGAACTCGATCAAGATCACCGTGCCGGCCGTGGTCATCTCCACCGCCATCGGCGCGCTGAACGGCTACGTGTTGTCGTTCTGGCGCTTCCGCGGTTCGCAGCTGTTCTTCGGTCTGCTGCTGTTCGGCTGCTTCCTGCCGTTCCAGACCGTGCTGCTGCCGGCCTCGTTCACCCTCGGCAAGATGGGCCTGGCGAGCACCACCACCGGCCTGGTGTTCGTGCACGTGGTCTATGGTCTAGCGTTCACCACGCTGTTCTTCCGTAACTACTACGTGAGCATTCCCGATGCGCTGATCAAGGCTGCACGGCTGGATGGCGCGGGGTTCTTCACGATTTTCCGGCAGATCATTCTGCCGATGTCGACGCCGATCATCATGGTCTGCCTGATCTGGCAGTTCACCCAGATCTGGAACGACTTCCTGTTCGGTGTGGTGTTCTCCAGCGGTGATTCGCAACCGATCACGGTGGCGCTGAACAACCTGGTCAACACCAGCACCGGCGCCAAGGAATACAACGTTGATATGGCAGCGGCGATGATCGCCGGCCTGCCGACCCTGCTGGTCTATGTGGTCGCAGGCAAGTATTTCGTGCGCGGGCTGACGGCCGGCGCAGTCAAGGGGTAA
- a CDS encoding carbohydrate ABC transporter permease produces the protein MSSVAVFSKASPFDALQRWLPKLVLAPSMFIVLVGFYGYILWTFVLSFTTSTFLPNYKWAGLAQYARLFDNDRWWVASKNLAVFGGMFIGITLVIGVLLAVFLDQRIRREGFIRTIYLYPMALSMIVTGTAWKWLLNPGMGLDKLLRDWGWEGFRLDWLIDPDRVVYCLVIAAVWQASGFIMAMFLAGLRGVDQSIIRAAQIDGASMPTIYWKVVLPSLRPVFFSAVMILAHIAIKSFDLVAAMTAGGPGYSSDLPAMFMYSFTFSRGQMGMGSASAILMLGAILAIIVPYLYSELRTKRHD, from the coding sequence ATGAGTTCTGTTGCTGTGTTCAGCAAAGCCTCGCCGTTCGATGCACTGCAGCGCTGGCTACCGAAACTGGTGCTGGCGCCGAGCATGTTCATCGTGCTGGTGGGCTTCTATGGCTACATCCTGTGGACGTTCGTGCTGTCGTTCACCACCTCGACGTTCCTGCCCAACTACAAGTGGGCCGGTCTGGCGCAATACGCACGGCTGTTCGACAACGATCGCTGGTGGGTGGCGAGCAAGAACCTCGCGGTATTTGGTGGCATGTTCATCGGCATCACCCTGGTGATAGGCGTGTTGCTGGCGGTGTTCCTCGACCAGCGCATCCGTCGCGAAGGCTTTATCCGCACCATTTACCTGTACCCGATGGCGCTCTCGATGATCGTCACCGGTACCGCGTGGAAATGGTTGCTCAACCCGGGCATGGGCCTGGACAAATTGTTGCGTGACTGGGGCTGGGAAGGCTTCCGTCTGGACTGGCTGATCGACCCGGATCGCGTGGTCTACTGCCTGGTGATCGCTGCCGTGTGGCAGGCCTCGGGCTTCATCATGGCGATGTTCCTTGCCGGCCTGCGTGGCGTTGATCAGTCGATCATCCGTGCCGCGCAGATCGATGGCGCGAGCATGCCGACCATCTACTGGAAAGTGGTGCTGCCCAGCCTGCGTCCGGTGTTCTTCAGTGCGGTGATGATTCTGGCGCACATCGCGATCAAGAGCTTCGACCTGGTCGCGGCGATGACAGCGGGAGGCCCGGGTTATTCCTCCGACCTGCCGGCGATGTTCATGTACTCCTTCACTTTCAGTCGCGGCCAGATGGGCATGGGCTCGGCCAGTGCGATTCTGATGCTCGGTGCGATTCTCGCGATCATCGTGCCTTACCTGTACTCCGAGCTGAGGACCAAGCGTCATGACTAG
- a CDS encoding ABC transporter substrate-binding protein — MNAISRLATVISVASLFPLAMLPLSVSAAESKGSVEVVHWWTSGGEKAAVDVLKAQVEKDGFTWKDGAVAGGGGATAMTVLKSRAVAGNPPGVAQIKGPDIQEWASTGLLDTDVLKDVAKEEKWDSLLDKKVSDTVKYDGDYVAVPVNIHRVNWLWINPEVFKKAGITKNPTTLEEFYAAGDKLKAAGFIPLAHGGQPWQDSTVFEAVVLSVMGVDGYKKALVDLDNKALTGPEMVKALTELKKVATYMDADGKGQDWNLEAAKVINGKAGMQIMGDWAKSEWTAAKKVAGKDYECVAFPGTDKAFTYNIDSLAVFKQKDKGTAAGQQDIAKVVLGENFQKVFSINKGSIPVRNDMLNNMDKLGFDSCAQTAAKDFLADAKSGGLQPSMAHNMATTLAVQGAFFDVVTNYINDPKADPADAAKKLGAAVQSAK, encoded by the coding sequence ATGAATGCGATTTCTCGCCTCGCTACTGTCATTTCTGTCGCCTCCCTGTTCCCGCTCGCAATGCTGCCTCTCAGTGTTTCCGCTGCCGAATCCAAAGGTTCGGTCGAAGTCGTGCACTGGTGGACGTCCGGTGGCGAAAAAGCCGCTGTCGATGTGCTCAAGGCGCAAGTTGAAAAAGACGGTTTCACCTGGAAAGACGGCGCTGTCGCCGGCGGTGGCGGTGCCACGGCCATGACCGTGCTGAAAAGCCGCGCCGTTGCCGGCAACCCACCGGGCGTCGCCCAGATCAAAGGTCCGGACATCCAGGAATGGGCTTCCACCGGTCTGCTCGACACCGACGTCCTGAAGGACGTGGCCAAAGAAGAGAAGTGGGACAGCCTGCTCGACAAGAAAGTCTCCGATACCGTGAAGTACGACGGTGATTACGTGGCCGTACCGGTGAACATTCACCGGGTGAACTGGCTGTGGATCAACCCGGAAGTCTTCAAGAAAGCCGGCATCACCAAGAACCCGACCACCCTCGAAGAATTCTACGCCGCCGGCGACAAGCTCAAGGCTGCGGGCTTCATCCCGCTGGCTCACGGCGGTCAGCCTTGGCAGGACAGCACCGTGTTCGAAGCCGTGGTGCTCTCGGTCATGGGCGTTGATGGTTACAAGAAAGCCCTGGTCGATCTGGACAACAAGGCGCTGACCGGCCCGGAAATGGTCAAGGCGCTGACCGAGCTGAAGAAAGTCGCGACCTACATGGACGCCGACGGCAAGGGTCAGGACTGGAACCTGGAAGCGGCCAAGGTCATCAACGGCAAGGCTGGCATGCAGATCATGGGTGACTGGGCCAAGTCCGAATGGACCGCCGCCAAGAAAGTCGCCGGCAAGGACTACGAGTGCGTAGCGTTCCCGGGCACCGACAAGGCATTCACCTACAACATCGACTCCTTGGCGGTGTTCAAGCAGAAAGACAAAGGCACGGCGGCCGGTCAGCAGGACATCGCCAAAGTCGTGCTGGGTGAAAACTTCCAGAAAGTCTTCAGCATCAACAAGGGCTCGATCCCGGTTCGTAACGACATGTTGAACAACATGGACAAACTCGGTTTCGACTCCTGCGCGCAGACCGCCGCCAAGGACTTCCTGGCAGACGCCAAGTCCGGTGGCCTGCAGCCGAGCATGGCGCACAACATGGCGACCACGCTGGCGGTGCAGGGCGCGTTCTTTGATGTGGTGACCAACTACATCAACGACCCGAAAGCCGACCCGGCCGATGCGGCCAAGAAACTGGGTGCGGCGGTTCAGTCGGCCAAGTAA
- a CDS encoding AGE family epimerase/isomerase, which produces MDTFHPGFSSWLNAPAHQQWLADEGLRLLAFAKAAKLPEGFGNLDERGRLPAHAQAETMNTARMTHSFAMAHIQGLPGFAELVDHGIAALRGPLRDALHGGWFAVAEHRDGNTGKNAYLHAFVALAASSAVVAQRPGAQALLDDAIDIIDTYFWSEEEGAMREFFNRDWREEEAYRGANSNMHATEAFLALADVTEDPRWLVRAQRIVERVIHGHAAANGYMVIEHFDRDWQPLREYNRDNPADGFRPYGTTPGHGFEWARLLLHLEAARVQAGMLTPGWLATDAQKLFEQNCRNGWDVDGAPGIVYTLDWDNKAVVRHRLHWTHAEASAAASALLKRTGDAQYETWYRLFWEFCEGHFIDRCDGSWHHELGPQNRPSADIWPGKPDLYHAWQAVLIPRLPLSPSMATALAQISRPAPV; this is translated from the coding sequence ATGGACACCTTCCACCCAGGCTTCAGCAGTTGGCTGAACGCCCCTGCCCACCAGCAATGGCTCGCCGACGAAGGTCTGCGCCTGCTGGCATTCGCCAAGGCAGCAAAGCTGCCTGAAGGTTTCGGCAACCTCGACGAGCGCGGCCGTCTGCCGGCGCACGCGCAAGCCGAAACCATGAACACCGCGCGCATGACCCACAGTTTCGCCATGGCCCATATTCAGGGCTTGCCGGGGTTCGCGGAGCTGGTCGATCACGGCATCGCCGCCCTGCGCGGGCCGCTGCGGGATGCGCTGCACGGCGGCTGGTTTGCGGTCGCCGAACATCGCGATGGCAACACCGGCAAGAACGCCTACCTGCATGCCTTTGTCGCGCTCGCGGCCAGCTCGGCGGTGGTAGCGCAACGTCCCGGCGCCCAGGCGCTGCTGGATGATGCGATCGACATCATCGACACGTATTTCTGGAGCGAAGAAGAGGGCGCGATGCGCGAATTCTTCAATCGCGACTGGCGCGAAGAAGAAGCCTATCGCGGCGCCAACAGCAACATGCACGCTACCGAAGCATTCCTCGCGCTGGCCGATGTCACGGAAGATCCACGCTGGCTGGTGCGTGCACAACGCATCGTCGAGCGGGTGATCCACGGTCACGCTGCCGCCAATGGCTACATGGTCATCGAGCACTTCGATCGCGACTGGCAACCGCTGCGCGAGTACAACCGCGACAATCCCGCTGACGGCTTCCGACCTTACGGCACCACGCCGGGCCACGGTTTCGAGTGGGCGCGGCTGTTGCTGCACCTCGAAGCCGCGCGGGTCCAGGCCGGAATGCTCACGCCCGGTTGGCTGGCGACCGATGCGCAAAAACTCTTCGAGCAGAATTGCCGCAACGGCTGGGACGTCGATGGCGCCCCGGGGATCGTCTACACCCTCGACTGGGACAACAAAGCCGTGGTGCGTCACCGTTTGCACTGGACCCATGCCGAGGCCAGCGCCGCAGCCAGCGCCTTGCTCAAACGCACCGGAGATGCGCAATACGAAACCTGGTACCGGCTGTTCTGGGAATTCTGTGAAGGCCATTTCATCGATCGCTGCGACGGCAGCTGGCACCACGAACTCGGTCCGCAAAACCGTCCGAGCGCCGATATCTGGCCGGGCAAACCCGATCTGTATCATGCCTGGCAGGCGGTATTGATCCCTCGTCTACCCTTGTCACCGAGTATGGCGACAGCTCTGGCGCAAATATCCCGGCCTGCTCCTGTGTAA